The Cohaesibacter intestini genome segment AGCACCACCAATGGCCTCGGATCTGCATCCTTGCGATCTTTTGCCAAAGGATGCGCCGACAGGGTCGCGACTTTTGCCGCCTCCGCGCCCTCGACTTCAACACGAATAACATCCCTGAGCGACTGTTCGGAGAATTCACGTTCATCGACGCGCGACAATTCAATCACCAGCCGCGCCTCGTTGTCGTCAACGGCAGGCAAGCTATAAGCCTTCATCACTTTGGCCGGGCCATTCAGATCAAGCACAATCCGGGACCGCTGGTCGCCAAAATTGCCGAAACGGAAATTGCGCACCATGCCACGCTCGACCTGCGCCATCGAATGGGCCATCTCGAAATCCAGATCCGGTAAGTCGATCACCAGACGATAGGGCTCGGCCAAAGCAAACACGCTGAAGCTGACAGGGCGGGAGACATCAAGCACAAATTTGGCCGTCTTGCCGTCGCCAGAGGTGCGTACAGCCTGCACGACCACTGCCCCGCTGTCGCTCTCGACCTTGGCTGCGGGCGCTTTCGTGGCAGCCTGCAACCCCACAACACCCAAACCGGCGAGGGTCAGGGTCACGAACAGGCAGACCACCAGACAGTGACGCATGTGGCGAGACAGATTGGACAATATCATAGGCGCACTCTTGAAGCATTCCTTGGCTGGGGCGAACCATGCCGCGGTTCGATTTGGCAACAGTTGCTAAACCATAATCGCCCCGAGGTTAACCCCCTCTTGACAGAAAGTTGGTAGTGAGGATTCGCACGTATGATGTTCAGCTTTAAAAACCCGTCTAAAGATGAGCTAAATCTGGACCAAGACTTGCATATTTGATTTAGGAACCCTACAAAGATGAAAGGCCATTGTTGCATAGCAATGATCCGATTCGACTGTCCGCTGTTACGATCTGGCTTTTTGCCCCATCAGCACACGCGGCAGGTGGTCAGATGCAGGAAGACTGATCAACACGAAACGTGACGCCTCGCGAGATGCGCAGACGCCTCGGACATACCAAGCTTGATGCAAAATGCCTAAACAAGTCAGATATTTAGCCTGACACACCGATTTTTCCGCCGCAGCAAGGGGTGCATGAGAAACGTGCCCCCGTCTGTAGGCCCAGAACCCCGACCCGGATACCTTCACAAAGGCCATGCCGGGTACGAAATTGAAAACAAGAGGATCTCGCCTGGTCATGCATATGAGAACCGGCCCCAACTCCAGAGACAGCATTGCAGCAAGACTGCACGCCCTGGCTTTGGACGGTTTGCATATCCTTCCACAGCGAAAGGCAAGGTCGTCATCAGACAAAAACGGAATAACGCGAACCTGCCGGGTGCCTGAAGCATTGGCCAGAACGGTTGTCGGCGCGCTGTTTCGTGGAGACATTACCCAATGGCAAATCAAATGCTCGTTGATGCGACGCATCCGGAGGAAACCCGGGTGGTTGTCGTACGCGGCAATCGGGTTGAGGAATTCGACTTCGAGTCCGCCAATCGCAAACAATTGCGTGGCAATATCTATCTAGCCAAAGTCACCAGAGTTGAACCTTCTCTGCAGGCGGCTTTCGTCGATTACGGTGGCAATCGCCATGGCTTTCTCGCTTTTAGTGAAATTCATCCGGACTATTATCAAATCCCGGTTGCCGATCGTCAGGCTCTTCTGGAAGAAGAAAAAGGCCATGGCAACGATGATGATGATGTAGAGGCAAGTTCCGAGAAGGAAAAGCCCAGCAAAGAGAAGAAGCCGCGCAAGTCGCGCCGTCGCTCTTCGCGGTCCAGCCGCAAGAATGCGGAAGACAAGGCAGAAGCTCAGGCAACTGAGGCTCAGGAAACGACAAACGAACAGAGTGAAGCAACGGACGTGGAAGCCGCTGCTGATGCTGCTGCGTCGTCTTCTTCTGAAACCACTGATGCGCCTGTCGTTGCAGACGCTGGCGATGCAGGATCCGCTACGGAACCAACGTCTGCTCCGGAAAGCGCACCTTCAGATGACGAAGCGTTTGTCACCGCCTATGAAGGCGACGAGGCCGCGATTGATCTGAGCAAAGACGACGCCTCCGACGACAGCGACGGATCCGGGACACCACCGGCTCAGGCCCACGCCGTTGCCGAAGCAGAAAGCGTCAGCGCCGATCCGGAAGACATCGAGGAAGCGGAAGAGCTGGACGACGAAGACCATGTCTCGTTTGAAGCCGTCGATGACGAGGACGATGAAGACGACGACAGCGATGAAGAGTCCGATGTCGAGCATGTTGGTGCCGAAGACGCCTTGGAAGAAGTGCCGGAGCGCCGCTCCCGCCGTCGCACCCGTCAGTATAAAATTCAGGAAGTTATCAAGCGCCGCCAAATCCTGCTTGTGCAGGTGGTGAAAGAAGAACGTGGCAACAAGGGCGCAGCCCTGACCACCTACCTCTCGCTGGCTGGCCGCTACTCGGTTCTGATGCCAAACACCGCCCGTGGCGGCGGCATCTCCCGCAAAATCACCAATGTCACCGACCGCAAGCGTCTCAAGCAGATCGCCTCTGACCTTGAAGTGGCCGACGGCATGGGCGTCATCCTGCGCACCGCTGGTGCCTCGCGCACCAAGACCGAAATCAAGCGTGACTTCGAATATCTCTTGCGCCTGTGGGAGAATGTCCGCGATCTGACCTTGAAGTCGGCAGCGCCATTGTTGGTCTATGAGGAGGGCTCGCTGATCAAGCGATCCATCCGGGACCTCTATAACAAGGATATCGATCAGGTCCTTGTGGCGGGCGATGAAGGCTACAAGGAAGCCAAGGGCTTCATGAAGATGCTGATGCCGAGCCATGCCCGGAATGTTCAGCCTTATCGCGAGCCACAGCCGATCTTTACCCGCATGGGCATCGAGAGCCAGCTCGACGCAATGTTCAGCCCGCAGGTCACCCTCAAGTCCGGCGGCTATATCGTCATTGATCAGACCGAAGCGCTCGTCTCCATCGACGTCAACTCCGGTCGCTCTACCCGCGAGCACAATATCGAAGACACCGCCCTGTCGACCAACCTTGAGGCAGCCGAAGAGATTTCGCGTCAGCTCCGCTTGCGCGATCTGGCTGGCCTTGTGGTCATCGATTTCATCGACATGGAAGAGAAACGCAACAACCGTGCGGTTGAGAAGCGTCTGAAGGACTGCTTGAAGTCAGATCGCGCCCGCATTCAGGTTGGTCGCATTTCCCATTTCGGGCTGCTTGAAATGTCCCGCCAGCGCATTCGCACCGGCGTGCTGGAAAGCACCATGGACCCCTGCCCGCATTGCCATGGCACCGGCTATGTGCGTGCAGCAGCCTCTGTGGCCTTGCTGATCCTGCGGACCATTGAAGATCATTTGCTCAAGGGTGTGACCCACCATGTGGTCGTCAAGACCCGCACCAATGTGGCGCTCTATATCCTCAACCAGAAACGAAACAATCTGTTTGAGCTGGAAAACCGCTTTGGCGTCTCCATCACCATCGAGGTGGATGACAGCCTGGAAGGCAAACATCTGGAAATCGAACGGGGCGAGCCGCTGGAACAGCCAGTTGCGCCAACCCAGACTGTGTCGATGATCCTGACCGATGATCTGGATGACGATCTGACGGAAACCGAGATTCAGGAAGACCGCGAACGCGACGAGGAAAGCAGCTCGAAAAAGCGCCGCCGCCGTCGTCGTCGCCGCAAGTCCAACTCGGACATGCAAGCCGATGCACAGAATTCGTCGGACGATCAGTCTGACGACGAGTCCGACAATGGCAGTGACAATGAAGAACAGTCTGCATCGGACGAGGAAGGCAACGAAGACAAGCCCAAAAAGAGCCGCCGCCGCGGCCGTCGGGGTGGTCGTCGCAACCGTCGCAACCGCAATGGTCAGGACGACATGTCCGCCGATGGCAACGACGGTGAGACCAACACGGACGCTGACGGTGACAACGCCAACAGCAACGAAGCATCCTCTGAAACGCCATCTGAATCCGGTTCTGTAGCAGACACGGCTGGTGATGAAGCCACACAGGCGGAAAGCACTGACAGCCCTGAACCTGTTGCGCAAACCCCGACAGATGAAGCGCCAGTCGCAGATACGCCTGCCGAGGCCGCGCCTGCAGAGGCAGTTGAAGACGTGGTTTCTGACACTGCTGCTGCGCCGGTTCTTGAGAGCGAAGAAGCAGCGCCTGTTGTTGAGGAAAAAGCAGAAGCGGTGACCGATAGTCAGCCAGAAGAGGCAGCACCGGCAACCGAGTCCTCCGATGCTGCTGAGGCCGAAAGCGAAGACGACGCAGCCAAAGCCCCAGAGGGCGAAGGCGAGACACCGGAGACGTCTGCCAAGGCATCGACCGAACAGGAAGAAACAAAGCCGGAAGACAAGCGTCCGAAACGCTCTGGCTGGTGGAACCGCTCCGGTTTCCTCTAGGCTTCCAGAACAAACGCATCAAAAAGGCCGCTCCGATATCGGGGCGGCCTTTTTTATTGGCAACCAGGGCTGATCGTTCCGATCACAACCATGCCTTCAGACGCCGAACCGCTTCATGCATATCCTCTTCGGTCCCGGCAAAAGACATCCGCACATAATGATGGCCGCGCGTGGTATCGAAGTCGGCGCCCGGCGTCAAAGCGACACCAGCCTCGGTCAATGACCGTTTGGCAAAATCCATCGAGTCATTGGTCAGTCGGCTGACATTGCAATAGGCATAGAAAGCGCCATCCATCGGCATGAAGTCGCCCAACCCCAACGCAGGCAGGGCTTCTTTCAGAAAGGCCCGGTTGCGCCCATAGCCCGCCTTGATGCCTTCGAGTTCCTCGCGCGCATCAAAAGCAGCAATCGCCGCCACCTGAGAAAGCATCGGTGCAGAAATATAAAGGCTTTGGCCAAGGCACTCGACAGAGCGCCGGGCCTGTTCAGGCAGCACCATCCAGCCGATCCGCCAACCGGTCATGCAATAATATTTGGAGAAGGAGTTGATGATCACCACATTGGGGGAATAGCGAAGGGCAGTCTCCGCCTTCATGCCATAATCAAGCCCGTGATAGATCTCGTCGGAAATGAACCAGATACCAAGCTCTTCGCAAGTCTCGATCACCGATTGCAGAGCGTCAGGCTCCATGATCGTGCCAGACGGATTGGCGGGCGAGGCAATCAACACGCCTTTGACAGGCTTCTGGGCATGCGCCGAGCGAATGGCCTGCGCCGTCAGGCACCAACGATCTTTTGCCCTTGTTTCCACCTCGACCACCTCGAGACCCAGCGCCGCCAAGATGTTGCGATAGGCAGGATAGCCGGGGCTTGGCAGAATCACACGATCGCCGACCTCAAACAATGCCAAAAATGCCAGATTGAACCCTGCACTCGACCCGGTGGTGACGGCAATGCTATCAGGCGACACCGATACCCCATATTGGTCCATGTAATGCTGCGCAATCCGCTCTTTGAGCGGTGCAATGCCCATTGCGTCGGTATAGCCGATGCGCCCGTCAATCAGCGCCTTTTCCGCCGCCTCGCGCACCAGACGGGGCGCGGGCGCTCCGGGCTGCCCGACCTCCATATGGACGATCTGTTGGCCGTCCTTTTCCAGCGCATTGGCCCGCGCCATCACATCCATCGCCAGAAACGGCTGGATCGCACCGCGTTTGGAAATCCTGAGCATTTGTCTTTTCCTTTTTGCGCT includes the following:
- a CDS encoding ribonuclease E/G; this translates as MANQMLVDATHPEETRVVVVRGNRVEEFDFESANRKQLRGNIYLAKVTRVEPSLQAAFVDYGGNRHGFLAFSEIHPDYYQIPVADRQALLEEEKGHGNDDDDVEASSEKEKPSKEKKPRKSRRRSSRSSRKNAEDKAEAQATEAQETTNEQSEATDVEAAADAAASSSSETTDAPVVADAGDAGSATEPTSAPESAPSDDEAFVTAYEGDEAAIDLSKDDASDDSDGSGTPPAQAHAVAEAESVSADPEDIEEAEELDDEDHVSFEAVDDEDDEDDDSDEESDVEHVGAEDALEEVPERRSRRRTRQYKIQEVIKRRQILLVQVVKEERGNKGAALTTYLSLAGRYSVLMPNTARGGGISRKITNVTDRKRLKQIASDLEVADGMGVILRTAGASRTKTEIKRDFEYLLRLWENVRDLTLKSAAPLLVYEEGSLIKRSIRDLYNKDIDQVLVAGDEGYKEAKGFMKMLMPSHARNVQPYREPQPIFTRMGIESQLDAMFSPQVTLKSGGYIVIDQTEALVSIDVNSGRSTREHNIEDTALSTNLEAAEEISRQLRLRDLAGLVVIDFIDMEEKRNNRAVEKRLKDCLKSDRARIQVGRISHFGLLEMSRQRIRTGVLESTMDPCPHCHGTGYVRAAASVALLILRTIEDHLLKGVTHHVVVKTRTNVALYILNQKRNNLFELENRFGVSITIEVDDSLEGKHLEIERGEPLEQPVAPTQTVSMILTDDLDDDLTETEIQEDRERDEESSSKKRRRRRRRRKSNSDMQADAQNSSDDQSDDESDNGSDNEEQSASDEEGNEDKPKKSRRRGRRGGRRNRRNRNGQDDMSADGNDGETNTDADGDNANSNEASSETPSESGSVADTAGDEATQAESTDSPEPVAQTPTDEAPVADTPAEAAPAEAVEDVVSDTAAAPVLESEEAAPVVEEKAEAVTDSQPEEAAPATESSDAAEAESEDDAAKAPEGEGETPETSAKASTEQEETKPEDKRPKRSGWWNRSGFL
- a CDS encoding pyridoxal phosphate-dependent aminotransferase; translated protein: MLRISKRGAIQPFLAMDVMARANALEKDGQQIVHMEVGQPGAPAPRLVREAAEKALIDGRIGYTDAMGIAPLKERIAQHYMDQYGVSVSPDSIAVTTGSSAGFNLAFLALFEVGDRVILPSPGYPAYRNILAALGLEVVEVETRAKDRWCLTAQAIRSAHAQKPVKGVLIASPANPSGTIMEPDALQSVIETCEELGIWFISDEIYHGLDYGMKAETALRYSPNVVIINSFSKYYCMTGWRIGWMVLPEQARRSVECLGQSLYISAPMLSQVAAIAAFDAREELEGIKAGYGRNRAFLKEALPALGLGDFMPMDGAFYAYCNVSRLTNDSMDFAKRSLTEAGVALTPGADFDTTRGHHYVRMSFAGTEEDMHEAVRRLKAWL